Below is a genomic region from Nitrososphaerota archaeon.
ACTCCGGCATAACATAGTGCCTCGTGACACCGTCAAGCCTTACCGCTGCTGTTGCGACTACTAGATCGCCGACATTGACTTCTTTTTGAATCGAGCCACAGGTGCCCACTCTGATCATCGTCTTCACACCAGCCCTACTGAGCTCCTCTACAGCTATTGCTGTAGAAGGTCCGCCTATGCCTGTTGAGCAGACCGTCACCAGCTCATCATCCAAATACCCGTTCAACACCACAAACTCTCTGTGTGAGGCTATGATCTTACTCTCTTTCAGGTATTCGCCTATCACCTTAACCCTAGCTGGGTCTCCTGGTAGGAGGGCGAATCTGCCGACTTCACCTTCTCTCACCCTAACGTGGTAGAATGGCTCTGAATTCATACCAAACCTCTTAGATGCGAAAACCTTCTAAACCTTTCCCCCCAACCTCTCTTGGTTTGAGTAGCGAGCTGCAGAAACAAGCCCTACGCCTTATTCTGCTGCTTGGGTTAGTGAGTCTTTTAGCAGATGTGACCTACGAAGGCGCTAGGAGCATCGTCGGACCATACCTTGCCCTCTTAGGCGCCTCAGCGTTCACAATCGGTTTCGTAAGCGGGTTTAGTGAGCTGCTCGGCTACGCCTTCCGCTTGGCCTCAGGCTCGCTAGTAGATAGGCTTAGGAGATATTGGTCCATACTGCTCTTAGGCTACTTCATCAACCTAATCTCTGTCCCACTTCTAGCTCTTGCTGGCAGATGGGAGGTCGCTGCGCTACTGATCTTCGCTGAGCGGTTAGGTAAGGCGATCAGAACGCCTGCTCGAGACGTTGTTCTTTCGTACGCCTCCTCTAATATAGGTTTAGGGAAAGGCTATGCTATACACGAAGTTCTGGATCAAGTAGGTGCGATCCTAGGCCCATTTATAGTGGCGGCTGTCTTCCTCTACGGTGGCAGTTATCGTGAAGGCTTCGCCCTATTGGCTGTGCCCGCAGCATCAGCTCTACTCACGCTCTCTCTAGTGGCGCGGGCTCACCCTAAGCCTGAGCGTATGGAGAAGGTATCTGAAGGTCTCCCCGCAGCGGAGGGTGCTGGTGTTGTTAGAGCATACCTTCTGTTTGTTGGTTTTAGCGTCGCTGGCTTTGCACCTTATCAGCTGATCGCTTACCATATGAGTGCTTTGGGTTTCGCCGATGCTACGATACCTCTGCTCTTCTCTTTGGCTATGGGTGTTGATGCTGTAGCCGCGTTGGTCGTTGGAAGGTACTTTGATAGATTCGGGCTCAGCCTATTGGTTGCGATACCTGTCTTCACCGCTCTGGTAACCCCTCTTGCCTTCTCTGAGAAGCAGCTCCTTATCGCCTTAGCTCCTGTCTTCTGGGGTGTCGTAATGGGTATGCACGAAACCATTCTGAGGGCTGGTGTTGCCAAGATTTTACCGGCAGCGAAAAGAGGTGTCGGATTCGGCGCGTTGAATGCCGTGTTAGGCATAGCTTGGTTTATAGGTGGTAGCGCTCTCGGTTCGCTCTATAACGTTGGTTATTGGTATTTGGTCTCCTTCTCAGTAGCGCTTGAGATATGCTCTATTCCACCCTTCATTCTGCTGATTAAGAGGATGAAGCGCTATCAAGCTAAGGTCAGCCAGAGCGCATAAGGTTCCAATCGCACCTTCAAGTAACCTCTGGTATCGACGTCGTCTATTTGAATGCCTCTCTTCCAAGAGACTCTTGCGTTTATTACATCTTTCAAAAGCCACCTGTCTAAAACGATGACACATAGGGCTTCTCTAGATGAGTAGTTTACAGAGATAAAGGCGCGTTTTATCCCCAACTCCCAGATCCAGCTGAATACGGTCTGAGCCCCGTCAACCCTCACAGGTCTCCACTCACCGTAGTGCAGCGTGTCACTTTTCAGAGCGGTGAGTAGGGTGGTGTAGAATTCATGTATCTCACTGTCTACTGCTT
It encodes:
- a CDS encoding MFS transporter gives rise to the protein MRKPSKPFPPTSLGLSSELQKQALRLILLLGLVSLLADVTYEGARSIVGPYLALLGASAFTIGFVSGFSELLGYAFRLASGSLVDRLRRYWSILLLGYFINLISVPLLALAGRWEVAALLIFAERLGKAIRTPARDVVLSYASSNIGLGKGYAIHEVLDQVGAILGPFIVAAVFLYGGSYREGFALLAVPAASALLTLSLVARAHPKPERMEKVSEGLPAAEGAGVVRAYLLFVGFSVAGFAPYQLIAYHMSALGFADATIPLLFSLAMGVDAVAALVVGRYFDRFGLSLLVAIPVFTALVTPLAFSEKQLLIALAPVFWGVVMGMHETILRAGVAKILPAAKRGVGFGALNAVLGIAWFIGGSALGSLYNVGYWYLVSFSVALEICSIPPFILLIKRMKRYQAKVSQSA